The Aquincola tertiaricarbonis genomic sequence GTGGTGTGCAGCACCGCCTCGTCGAACTGCGCCGCGGGCAGCACCTGCTCGAACAGCGCGGCCTGGGCCGCCAGGTCTTCCACCGCCAGCGCCCGGCCGGTGAGAAACGCGCGCTTGGCCAGGTTCAGCCCCAGCCGGTTGACGTAGCGCCGCAGGCCGGTGGGGTAGTAGTGCAGGCCCAGGCTGCAGGCGGGCATGCGCAGCTCGCTGCCGGCTAGTGCGATGCGCAGGTCGCAGGCCAGCACCAAGTCGGTGGCGCCGCCGTACACGCTGCCGTTGAGCGCGCACAGCGTCAGCGGGCGGGCACGCTCCAGCGCATCGGGCACCCGCTCGAACAGCTGCGGGCCATGGTCGCCACGGTCGAAGCCGCCCACGTGGTAGCCGGCGCTGAACACCGGCCGCGGCTGGCCGCCGGTATCGGCCCGCAGCACCAGCACCCGCACCGCCGGCTCGGCATTCACCTGCGCGATGCAGTCCAGCAGGTGGTGCAGGTCGTCGTCGGTCAGGCTGTTGCGCCGGGCCGGGCGGCGCAGCGTCAGCGTGGCGATGGTGCTGCCCGCGTCGATCTGCAGCAGCGGCGGGCCTTCTTCCAGCTCGGGGGTGTCGGTCATGGGTCGATTCTGTCGCCGGCCGCCGCCAGGCAGGCGCGCACCTCGGCCACCAGGTCTTCCGGCGAGATGGGCCGCATCAGGTAGCGCGCGGCACCCAGGGCCAGTGCCCGCTGCTGCATCTCCACGTCGTGGTGGGTGGAGGTGATGAAGATAAAGGGCACGTCACGCAGCCCGGGCAGCTGCTTGACCTGGGCCATCAGCTCGAAGCCGTCGCCGTCGGCCATGCCCACGTCGGACAGGATCAGGTCGGGCCGGTTGATGCGCGCCATGGCCAGGGCTTCGTCGGCCCGGCTGGCGGTGAGCACCCGGAAGCCCAGCGGCATCAGGCAGCTGCGCTTGAGCAGCAGATTGGTGGGCACGTCGTCCACCACCAGCAGCAGCGGCTGCGCGGCCTGCGGCGCCGGCGGACGCAGAAAGCCGTCGATCCATGCATTGAAGCTGCGCGGGTCGATGGGCTTGCTGGCATAACCGTCGAAGCCCAGCGCCATCAGCCGCTCGCGGTCGCCACGCATCGCGCTGGCCGTCACCGCCAGCAACGGGATGTGGGCGGTGCGCACATCGGCCCGCAGCTCACGGGCCACGTCGATGCCGCTCATGCCCGGCAGCTCGATGTCCAGCAGCACCAGGTCGGGCAGCCGCTCACGCGCGGTGGCCAGGCCCTGCTCGCCATCGCTGGCGGTGAGCACGGCATGGCCGAAGGCCTTGAGCAGGTAGCTCATCAAGGCCAGGTTGACGGCGTGGTCCTCGATGACCAGCACGGTGGCCATGGTCAGCTGCCTTCCATCAGCAGCGAGAAGCAGCTGCCCTCGCCGGGTTCACTCTTGACGCGGATGCGCCCGCCCATCAGCGTGGCCAGCGTGGCGCACACGTGCAGGCCCATGCCGGTGCCGTCGGGCCGCCGTCGCGGGTCGCCCACCTGGGTGAAGGCCGAGAACAGCCGCGCCTGGTCTTCGGCCGAGATGCCGATGCCGTCGTCGCATACCTCCACCCACCACTGGCCGTCGGCATGGCCCACGCCCAGGCGCACGCTGCCACGGTCGGTGAACTTGATGGCGTTGTTGGCGAAGTTGATAACGATCTGCCGCAGCGCGCGCCGATCGGCCTGGCGCAGCACCGGCTCGGCCGGCTGCTGCAGCGTCAGGCCCAGCTGCTTGGCGCGGGCCAGCGGCGCCAGCTGCGCCTGCACCTCGGCCACCAGGGCACCCACGTCCACCAGTTCGGGCGACAGGCGGTACATGCCGGCCTGGATCTTGGCCAGGTCCAGCAGGTCATTGATCAGCAGCAGCAGGTGCTCGGCACTGCTCTTGACGATGCCCAGCTGGTTCTCCTGCTCGGCATTGATCTCGCCCGGCAGGCGCATCAGCAAGATGCCGGTGAAGCCCAGGATGGCATTGAGCGGCGTGCGCAGCTCATGGCTCATGGTGGCCAGGAAGCGGTCCTTGGCCTGGTTGGCCACGCGCAGCTCCGCGTTCATCTTCTGCAGTGCGGTCTCGGCCTGCTTGCGGTCGGTGATGTCGCGGATGGCGCTCATCACCAGATCGCCGTCCTCGCTGTCCAGCGGGCTCAGGCTAATCTCTACCGGAAACTCCTGGCCGTCGCGCCGCAGGCCGTACAGCTCCAGCCCGGCGCCCATGCTGCGCACCTGCGGCGCGCGATGAAAGCGCATGCGGTGGCCGAAGTGGGCGCTGCGGTAGCGGGCGGGCAGCAGCATCTCCATCGAGGCGCCCACCATCTCGTGGCGGCCCCAGCCGAAGATGCGTTCGGCCTGGCCGTTGGCCAGCACGATGCGCCCACCCTGGTTGACGATGATGATGGCGTCCGGCACCGATTCCAGCAGGTCGCGGTAGCGCTGCTCCACCTGCATCGCGTCGCGCGCCACCTTGAAGGCGGTCACGTCGCGGCAGCTCATCACCAGGCCGCTCAACTGATCGCCGTTGCGCACCGCGCGCAGGTTCAGGTCCACGTACAGCAGCCGGCCGTCGCGGTGGCAGCGCAGGGCCGCGCGCAGCAGCACGTCGCCTTCGGTGGCGGTGCGGCGGGCGGCCAGTTCTTCGTCGATGCGGTCGGCCGGCACGATCAGGTCGAGCAGGGGCCGGCCGCGGGCTTCGTCTGCTGCGTAGCCGAAGGTGACCTCGGCCATGCGGTTCCACAGCAGCACGTCGCCCGAGGGCGACAAGACGATCAAAGCGTCGGGCGCTTCGTCCAGCCACAGCCGCTCGAAACTTTGGCCGGCGGGCAGATGACGCTGCATGAAACCTCCTGGGCAGCGCGGGGGGAAGCGTTGTCGCGTTAGCCTACCAGCCCCAGGCCTGCCGCCGGAAGCCCGGTTTGCACCGGTGACGCAATGCGCCGCGCTGGGCCTCAATTGCGGAAGTTCTGCGTCACCATCAGGCCATAGCGGCCACCGTCCAGGATGCCGATGCCCACGCGGCCGAAGGCCGGCCGCAGGATGTTGGCGCGGTGGCCGGGCGACTCCATCAGACCGCGGTGGGCCATGCTCAGGCTGCGGGCCAGCGCCAGGTTCTCACCGGCAGCCAGGTAGCGCAGCCGGCCGGCCCGCATGCGGTCGAACGGATCCAGCCCGTCGGGCGTGACGTGCGAGAAATAGCTGCGCGCGAACATGTCGCGCGAATGGGCGCGGGCCACCTCGACCGCGGCCTCGTCGGCCACCAGCGGCTTCAGTCCCTCGCGGCGTCTTTCCTCGTTCAGCAGCAGCAGCATCTGCGCTTCCAGATCGGGGCGCGGCCGCGCGTTGGCAACGGCAAAAGGCAGCTTCACCGTCTCGCGCGAGCCGGGCCGCACGGTGATCTTGTGCAGCGTCTGCTGCACGGCCGGATCAAAGATCGGGCCCAGCTTGGCTTCCACCCATTCGGCCGGCGCCGCCAGCCGGTCGGCCAGGCGGCTGTCGCGCATCGCGCTGCTCAACCGGTCGGAGAACGGCATCACCAGCAGCAGCATCGCCACGATGGTGGCATTGATCAGGCCATTGACCGCGCCCGGCAGCACCCCCAGCGCGCGGTTGACGCCATGCCCATGTGCCCGTTCGGGCAGCTGCCGCAGCCCGGCCCGCGCCACCGCCCCGAGCAGGATGCGGCCCAGCACGTACACGCCCAGGAAGCTGATCGGCGCCCCCCAGACGCCGAAGCCAGGCTGCCACTGCAGCAGCCTGTCGGCCACCAACGGGTAGGCCGCGAACGCCAGCAGCACCGCCGCCACCAGACACACCAGCTCGACCGTCGCCAGCAGGAAGCCGCGCTGCCAGCCTGCGAACAGGCTGAACAGCATCACGATCACCAACAAACCATCCACCAAACTCATGCGGCAACAAGCGGCAACTGCAATACCCGCGTTTCCGCGTCCAAGCGTCGGAAACCCTAATCCGACGGCGCGGCGGGTGCCGGCGCCGCGGCACGCTGCCGCAGCCATGGCACCAGCGCCGCCTCCGGCATCGGGCGCGCACCATACCAGCCTTGCGCCACGTCGCAGCGCAGCTGGCGCAGCAGGGCCCACTCCTCGGCGGTCTCGGCCCCTTCGGCCACCGTGCACAGGCCCAGGTTGCGGCCCAGGTCGATGGCCGCCTTCAACAGCGTGAGCATGGTGCCGGAGTTGGCCGCACCACGGACGAAGCTGCGGTCGATCTTCAGCTCGGTCACCGGCAACATGTGCAGGTAAGCCAGCGAAGACTGACCGGTACCGAAGTCGTCGATGGACCACTCGAAACCCAGCGCCCGCACCTCGCGCATGCGCCCGATCACGGTGGCCGGGTCTTTCATCACCGCGCCTTCGGTCAGCTCCAGCCAGATGTCTTCGGCGCGGGCGCCGGTCTGCGACAGCAGCGTGCGGAGCAAGTCGCAGAAGCCGCCCAGCCCGACGTCGTGCACCGACACGTTGACCGCGATGCGGCCGCACAGCCCCTGCGCACGCAGCTCGCGCGACAGCCGCATCGCACGCTGCAGCACCCACTCGGTGATGCCCTTGATGCAGCCGGTCTGCTCGGCAAAGGGAATGAAGTCGGCGGGCGGGACCATGCCGCGCGTCGGGTGCTCCCACCGCACCAGGCATTCGAAGCTGGTGACCGCGTCGTCCGCCAGCCGGAACTTGGGTTGCAGCATCAGCACGAATTCATCGCGCTGCGCCGCCCGCCGCAGCTCGGAGATCAGCGACAGCTGCCGCGGGTCGGCCTGCACCAGGTGCCGGCCATACACGGTCCAGCCGGCATCGCTGCGGCGGTCTTCATGCAACGCGATCTCGGCCTGGCTCATCAGCCGGTGCATGGAGTTGGCCTCGGCCGTGGCATGGGCCACGCCCCAGGCGGCGCTGATGTCCACCGACTGCCCGGCCACCTCCAGCGGCGCGGCAAACAGGTCGGCCGCCGCCCCCTGCAGCAGTTGCGCATCACCCCGGCCGCGTCCGACGACCAGGGCAAACTGGTCGGCATAGATGCGACCGGCCAGCGCATGGTCGCAGCGCAGGCACGCCTGCCGCAGGCGATCGGCCACGGCCTGCAGCACCGCATCACCCACGTCGCGTCCCAGGGCTTCATTGATGGCCTTGAAACGCCGCACATTGAGCATGGCGACCGTGGGCGCCAGGCCGCGGCCGAGCCAGATGTCGCCGACGGCGACCAGCCGCTCACGGTTGCCCAGGCCGGTGAGCAGGTCGCGCTGCGCGGCCTCCACCGCGCGCTCGCTGGCGTCCAGCTGGTACTGGGCCGCCACCTGGCGCACCGCCGCCATGTCGCGGCTGCGGTCCAGCTCGCGCTGCCGGCACTGCGTGAGCAGCCGATACGCCTGCTCGTGCTGGCCTTGTTCGGCCGCCAGCTCGGCGGCCATCCACCACAGGCGCGAAGGCAGCGATCGATCGCCGGCGGCGATCACCTGCAGCAGCGCCTGGGCTTCAGCGCCACGGCCACCCCGGTTCAGCGACCGGTGGTGCAGGGCCTGCGCCATCGCCAGCGTGCAGCGGACATCGGCACCCCGGGCCTCTTCGGGCACGCCGGCCAGCAGGTCCAGGTAGGCCTGGGTCTGCGCCACATGCCCCAGCCGGGCATGGACCTCGGCACCCAGCGCGCGGAAGTGCGTGAGGGTGGCGCCGTCCACCTCGCCAGGCTGATCGGGGAACGACCATACCTCCAGCAGCGGCAAGGCCCTGTCCAGCTCACCCGCGGACACATAAAGCTCTGCCAGCACGGCGACGGCGCCGAAGCGCACCCACCCGCCCAGGTCGTTGGCGGCCAGCACACGTTCCAGGCAGGCCCGCGCCTGCAGCTCGTCCCCGGCCAGGTAATGCGCAATGCCGACGTTGGCCACCGCTGCCAGGTGCATGCCGCTGTGGTCGATCTGCTGCACCAGCCGCAGCATGCGGCAGGCCTGCTGCATGTAGCTCACCAGCTGGCCCATGCACTGGTACAGGTACAGCGATGGACCGAGGGCCAAGTGCTGTTCGAGCGGATCTTCGATGCGATCGATGTCGACGCTCAGGCGCTCATAAGCCGCCAGGGCGGCTTCGACGTCACCGCCAAGTGCGGCCAGCCCGAGCGCACAGCTGCTGGCCACCAGACAGCCGGCACGGTCGCCCTGCACCATCAGCTGCTCGGCCAGCGTTTCGTACAAGCCGGCGTGGCTGCGTGACTGCGGCCCCAGCCGCGCCAGCATGAGCTGCATGCGCAGCTTCAGTCGTTCATCGTCTCCGGCCTGCGACAGGTACTGCCGTGCCAGCTCGGCCGCTGCGGCCAGCGAGTCGTACCGCGCAAGCCACACCCGGCGCACCGCCTGGGTATGCAGGCCCGGACTGACTGACTGCAAAGACTGAACCACCGTGCGCCTTGACAAATGGGCATCGGCCGATTCTAGGGGCGCGTTACGCCAGCTTTCCGCATCGCGGGGCCGCGGTGCAGCGCAGCGGCAGGCAAGAAAAAACCCCAAGCGCGGCAAGCACTTGGGGTTGATCTTGGCGGAGAAGGAGGGATTCGAACCCTCGATACGGTGAAACCGTATACCGGATTTCGAGTCCGGCGCATTCGACCACTCTGCCACCTCTCCGGGGTATCTTGTGTGTGGTCTCGCTATGGTGAGCGAAGCCACGCAGTATAGCCTAGCTCTTCAAGGGCGCAACACCGCTGTGCCGTTCATGTAGGGGCGCAACACTTCGGGCACCTCCACCGAGCCATCGGCCTGCTGGTAGTTCTCGAGCACGGCCACCAGCGCACGGCCCACGGCCAGGCCCGAGCCGTTGAGCGTGTGCACCAGCTCGGGCTTGCCCTGGGCATTGCGGAAGCGGGCCTGCATGCGGCGGGCCTGGAAGGCTTCGCAGTTCGAGCACGAGCTGATCTCGCGGTAGGTGCCCTGGGCCGGCACCCACACTTCCAGGTCGTAGGTCTTGGCGGCGCTGAAGCCCATGTCGCCGGTGCACAGCGACAGCACGCGGTACGGCAGGCCCAGCTTCTGCAGCACGGCCTCGGCATGGGTCACCATCTGCTCCAGTGCGGCGTAGCTCTGCTCGGGGGTGGTGATCTGCACCATCTCCACCTTGTCGAACTGGTGCTGGCGGATCATGCCGCGGGTGTCGCGGCCGGCGCTGCCGGCTTCGCTGCGGAAGCAGGGGCTGTGGGCCGTCAGCTTGATGGGCAGCTGCGCCGCGTCCAGGATCTGGCCGCGCACGGTGTTGGTCAGCGAGATTTCCGAGGTGCTGATCAGGTACTGCTCGGCCTGCTCCTCGTCACCGCCACGCAGCACCCAGAACATGTCTTCCTTGAACTTGGGCAGCTGGCCGGTGCCTTCCAGGATCTCGCGGTTGACGATGTAGGGCGTGTAGCACTCGGTGTAGCCATGCTCGCCGGTCTGCAGGTCCAACATGAACTGCGCCAGCGCACGGTGCAGCCGGGCCATCGGCCCGCGCAGGAAGCTGAAACGCGAGCCCGACAGGCTGCTGCCGGTCTCGAAGTCCAGGCCCAGCGGCGCGCCCAGGTCCACATGGTCCTTCACCGCGAAATCGAATTCGCGCGGCGTGCCCCAGCGGCGCACTTCCACGTTGCCGGTTTCGTCGGCGCCCACCGGCACGCTCTCGTGCGGCAGGTTGGGCACGCCCATCAGCAGCGCCTGCAACTCGGTCTGGATCACTTCCAGCCGGTCGGCCGAGGCCTTCAGCTCGTCGGCGATGGCGGCCACCTCGGCCATCAGCGGCGCGGTGTCTTCGCCGCGGCCCTTGGCCTGGCCGATCTGCTTGCTGAAGCTGTTGCGCTTGGCCTGCAGCTCTTCGGTGCGGGTCTGCAGGCGCTTGCGCTCGCCTTCCAGCGACGAGAAGCGTTCCACGTCGAGGAAGGGCTGCGGGTTCTTGCGGGCTTCGAGCCGCGCGGTCACGGCGTCGAGGTCGCGGCGGAGCTGGGTGATGTCGAGCATGGCAAATCCTTGGACTGAACGGTTCAGGGGCCGCGACGGGCGGCCCCGGCCGCAGCGTCGGTGCTGCGGCGGCAGGCAGTACGTCGGGCCGCGGCGCGGCGGCCCGCGGCGCTCAAGATCGGGAGGCGGCCACCTCGGCCATCGACTTGTCGCCCAGGCCCATGGGCAGCGGGAAGCGGATGGTTTCCTGCACGCCGTCCATCTTGCGCACCGAAACCGCGCCCATCTCGCGCAGGCGGGCGATGACCTGCTGCACCAGGATGTCGGGCGCGGAGGCGCCGGCGGTCAGGCCTACGCGTGAGCGGCCTTCGAACCACTCGGGCTGCAGGTCGCTGGCGGCATCGACCATGTGCGCCGGGGTGCCCAGGCGCTCGGCCAGCTCGCGCAGGCGGTTGCTGTTGCTGCTGGTGGGGCTGCCCACCACGATGACCACGTCCACCTGCGGCGCCAGCACCTTGACGGCGTCCTGGCGGTTCTGGGTGGCGTAGCAGATGTCCTGCTGCTTGGGCTCGCGCACCAGCGGAAAACGGCGCTTGACGGCGGCCAGGATCTCGGCCGCGTCGTCCACGCTCAGCGTGGTCTGCGTCACCACGGCCAGCTTGTCGGGGCGGGTGACGGGCGCGCGGTCCACGTCCTCCACGTCCTCCACCAGGAAGATGCCTTCGCTGAGCTGGCCCATCGTGCCTTCCACCTCGGGGTGCCCCTTGTGGCCGATCATGATGAACTCGTAGCCTTCCTTGTGCAGCTTGGCCACTTCCACGTGCACCTTGGTCACCAGCGGGCAGGTGGCGTCGAAGATGCTGAAGCCGCGCTCCTGCGCCTCCTGGCGCACCGCCTGCGACACGCCGTGGGCGCTGAACACCAGCGTGGCGCCGGGCGGCACCTCGGCCAGGTCTTCGATGAAGATCGCGCCTTTGGCCTTGAGGTCGTTGACCACGTAAGTGTTGTGCACGATCTCGTGGCGCACGTAGATGGGCGCGCCGAACTTGACCAGCGCGCGCTCGACGATCTCAATCGCGCGGTCGACGCCGGCGCAAAAGCCGCGCGGCTCGGCCAGCAGCACGTCGTGGCTCTGGGGGTCTTGCACGGCCATCACAGCACTCCGATCACCGACACCTCGAAGGTGACGGGCAGCCCGGCCAGCGGGTGGTTGAAGTCGAACAGCAGCCAGTCCTCGCCCTCTTCGCGGATGACGCCGGCATAGGCGCCCTGGCCGTCGGGCGTGGGGAACTGCACCACGTCGCCGCGGCGGTACACCGCGTCGGGGTCGCCCAGCTCGCGCAGCAGCGAGCGCTTGACCCGCTGCAGCATGTCGGGGTTGCGCTCGCCGAAGGCTTCGCCCGCGGCCAGCTCGAAGGTGGCGCGGGTGCCCTCTTCCAGGCCGATCAGGCGCGCTTCCATGGCGGGGGACAGCTCGCCGGTACCCAGCGACAGCGTGGCGGGCTTGTCGTTGAAGGTGTTGACGATGTCGGCGCCGTCAGGGCCGGCGAGGCGGTAATGCAAGGTCAGGAACGACCCTTCTGCGATGGCGGTCACGGCGGCTCACGGGCGATAGACTGGACCGCGATTTTACGGGCCGCGCCCTCTTGCCCATGCCACTCCAGGACTTGCCCGCCGAACTGCGCCCGCGCGAGAAGCTGCTGGCCAGGGGCCCGGCCGCGCTGGCAGACGCCGAACTGCTGGCCCTGCTGCTGCGCACCGGCACCGCCGGCCAGGGCGTGCTGGAGATGGCGCAGGCCTTGCTGGCCCGCTTCGGCGGGCTGGCCGGACTGCTGCAGGCCAGCCTGGCCGACCTCAAGGCGGTCAAGGGGTTGGGCGGCAGCGCCAAGCGGGCGGAACTGGCGGCGGTGCTGGAGATCGCACGGCGCTCGATGGCGCAGCAGCTGGCCGAACGCCCGCTGTTCGACTCGCCCGCCGCGGTGAAGGACTACGTCAGGCTGCAGCTGGGCAGCCTGGCGCATGAAGTGTTTGCAGTGATGTTCCTCGACGTGCGCCACCACCTGCTCTGCATGGAAGAGATGTTCCGCGGCACGCTGTCGCAGGCCACCGTGTACCCGCGCGAAGTGGTCAAGCGCGCGCTGGCGCTCAATGCCGCGGCGGTGGTGCTGGTGCACAACCACCCTTCGGGCCATGCCGATCCTTCGCGCGCCGACGAGGTGCTGACGCAGCACCTGGCCAGCGCGCTGAAGCTGGTAGACGTGCGGGTGCTGGACCACCTGGTGGTGGGCCAGGGCCAGGTGGTGTCTTTCGCCGAGCGGGGGCTGTTGTGAAGCTCACCGACCTCAAGGCCCTGGGCCCGCTGAAGGCCGCGTTGCAGCAGGCCGAGCGCGAAGCCGCCGAACGGCGGGCCGAAGAGGCGCGGCTGGCGCGCGAGCGCAACCTGTTCCAGCGCAGCCTGGTGGGCGTGACGCCGCTGCGCGAGAGCGGCCGCATCAGCCTGGTGCCGCCGCGGCCGCTGCCGCACCCGCGCCAGCGCGAGATGGACGAAGCCGCTGCGCTGCGCGAGGCGCTATCGGACGAATTTGACGTCGAATCGCTGCTGGAGACCGACGAAGGCCTCAGTTACCGGCGGCACCACGTGGGCGCCGACGTGCCGCGCCGCTTGCGGCGGGGCCAGTGGGCGATCCAGGCGCAAGTCGACCTGCACGGCCTGCGGCGCGACGAGGCGCGTGAGCAGCTGGGCGAATTCCTGCACCAGGCCCAGGCCGCCGGCCTGCGCTGCGTGCGGGTGGTGCACGGCAAAGGCCTGGGCAGCCCCGGCCGCACGCCGGTGCTCAAGGGCAAGGTGCGCGGCTGGCTGGTGCAGAACCAGCTGGTGCAGGCTTTCGTGTCCGCTCGCGCCAGCGAGGGCGGGCATGGCGCGCTGGTGGTGCTGCTGGCGCCGAAGCTGGTTTAGTCAGCCTCCTTTGTTGCGCATCCAGTCGGCTGTTCCGGCCAGCGCTTTGCCCAATCGCTCGGCCATGCCGGGCTCGATGTCCAGCTCCACCATCGCCTGCCGCATGCAGGCCATCCACTGGTCGCGCTCGCTGATGCCGATGGCAAACGGCAGGTGGCGGGCGCGCAGCATCGGGTGGCCGAAGCGCTCGACGAAGTGGTTGGGCCCGCCCAGCCAGCCGCACAAGAACCAGAACAGCTTGTCGCGCGAGCCTTCGGTGGTGGTGGGGTGCAGCGCCCGCAGCCCGGCGTAGGCCGGCTCCAGGTCCATCAGGTCGTAGAAGCGGTCGACCAGGGCGCGCACGCCGGGCTCGCCGCCCAGCAGCGTGAATGCGGTGGGGGCGTCGGGTTCTTCGATGTCCATCAGCCCATTTTCGCCGCCAGCGCGACGACGGCCTGGGCGGCGGCCGAGCCCGGGTAGGCTTCCATCAGCAGCTCGCGGCGCAGCACCGCGTCGCGCACGCTGCCGTCGCTGGGCAGCTCGCCGACGAATTCCAGCTGCAGCGGGCTGTCCAGCCCCGGGTTCACATAGCGGTCGACCACGGCCTGCAGCTGCTTGCAGATGCCGCGGCCTTCACCCGGCCGGCCGGCCTGGTTGCACACCATGCGGATGTGACGGCGGCCCTGCGTGGTGGCCAGCACCTTGATGGTGGCGTAGGCGTCGGTGAGCGAAGTGGGTTCGGGCGTAGCCACCACCAGCACCTCGTCGGCCAGCGACACGGTGTACAGCACCACGTCGGAGATGCCGGCGCCGGTGTCCAGCAGCACACGGTCGTACATCGGCTTGACGGTCTCGACCACCTCGATGAGCTTGTCGCGCACCTCGGGCGTCAGCCGCGAGTACTCGACCATGCCCGAGCCGGCCAGCAGCACCGAGAAGCCGCCCGGCGCCGGCAGCGTGGCCTCGGCCAGCGTGTGCTGGCCGGTGAACACGTGGTGCAGCGTGATCTTGGGCACCAGGTTGAGCACCACGTCGAGGTTGGCCAGGCCCAGGTCGGCGTCTAGCACGAGCACCTTTTCCCCGCGCTGCGCGAAGGCCGCGGCGAGGTTGGCCGAAACGAAGGTCTTGCCGACGCCGCCTTTGCCGCTGGTGATGGCGGTGATGCGCGCCTGCTTGGCGATGGGAGTGCTGGTCATGCGCGCTTCACAGGTCCTGGAACTGGGAGCCGCTGAACAGCATCCCTTTTTCTTCAGCGCTGACCAGTGATACGGCCACCGGCTCCAGGCAGAAACGGTTGCGCCCTTCGGCCTTGGCCCGGTAGAGCTGCACGTCGGCGCGCTCCATCCACAGCAAGGCGGTGGAACGCACCCACTGCGGCGCGAACGCACCACCGATGCTGACGGTGACGGGCAGACGGTGCACCGTGCCGGCCTCGGCGCGGATGGCGACGGGGTCACGCTCGATGCGCCGGCGCACGCGCTCGGCCACGGTGGGGCCGAAGGCGGGCGGGCAGTTGGGCAGGATGATGGCGAACTCCTCGCCGCCCACCCGGGCGACGGTGTCCATTGGCCGCACGCATTCGCCCAGCACCCCCGCCACCCACTTGAGCACGAGGTCGCCGGCCGCATGGCCGAAGGTGTCGTTCACCTGCTTGAAATGGTCGATGTCCAGCACCAGCAGCAGCGCCGGCTCGCCGGAGCGGGCCACGCGGTCGACTTCGCGGCCCAGCGCCATCTCGAAGTGACGGCGGTTGGCCAGGCCGGTGAGGGCGTCGCGCACCGACAGGTCGCACAGCGCATCAATGATGGACTGCAGCCATTCGGGACTACCCGCTTCACCGGGCAGCTCTTCACGGCCGGCCTGCTTGAGCAGGGACAACGCGGCCTCGAGCTGCAGCCCGGCACTGAGCGGGGACGGCGGGCTCGGGGGCTGGCGCGGGGTCAAGGCGGTCACGGTCATCTTTGGATCGCAAGTCTAGTGCTCACTTTGCCGAAAACCTGCCGATAAGCATTGCAAACCCGTCCTTGTTTCGGCCGCCGGCGCGTCCTGGCCGAAACGAGACTGGCGCGCACCCTCCCTCACCGGATGTGCGCGCTTCCGTCGCGAGCACCACCGCATGAACACCGTTGCATCCCCTTCGCGTGCCACTGAAGCCTTTGCCACCGGCCGGGCGGACCAGGAGTTTCCGTTCGAGAAGGCCGACTTCGAGCGCGTGCGCACCCTGATCTACCAGCGCGCGGGCATCAGCCTGCACGAAGGCAAGCAGGCCATGGTGTACAGCCGGCTGTGCCGCCGGCTGCGTGAAACCGGCCACACCTCGTTCAGCAGCTACCTGCAGTGGCTGGAGCAGCACAGCGGCGGCAGCGGCGACGTGGAATGGCAGGAATTCATCAACTGCCTGACCACCAACCTCACCTCCTTCTTCCGCGAGGCGCACCACTTCGAGGCGCTGGCCACCGACCTGCGGGAGCGCGCGGGCCGGCCGCTGCGCATCTGGTGCAACGCCACCTCCACCGGCGAAGAGCCCTACACCATCGCGATGACGGTGGCCGAGACGCTGGGCAACGGTGCCAACGTCAAGATCACCGCCACCGACATCGACACCAAGGTGCTGGACACCGCCCGCCGCGGCGTCTACGACGCCAATGCGCGCGGCCTGTCGCCCGAGCGGCTCAAACGCCACTTCATGCGCGGCACCGGCCAGAACGCCGGCCTGATGCGGGTCAAGCCCGAGCTGGCGCGCATGATCGAGTTCAAGACTTTCAATCTGATGTCGATCACATGGCAGTTCGGCGAGCCCTTCGACCTCGTCTTCTGCCGCAACGTGATGATCTATTTCGACGCCCCCACCCAACGCCGTGTGCTGGAGCGCACCCATGCCGTGATGCGCCCGGGCAGCCTGCTGTACGTGGGGC encodes the following:
- a CDS encoding putative bifunctional diguanylate cyclase/phosphodiesterase, with product MQSVSPGLHTQAVRRVWLARYDSLAAAAELARQYLSQAGDDERLKLRMQLMLARLGPQSRSHAGLYETLAEQLMVQGDRAGCLVASSCALGLAALGGDVEAALAAYERLSVDIDRIEDPLEQHLALGPSLYLYQCMGQLVSYMQQACRMLRLVQQIDHSGMHLAAVANVGIAHYLAGDELQARACLERVLAANDLGGWVRFGAVAVLAELYVSAGELDRALPLLEVWSFPDQPGEVDGATLTHFRALGAEVHARLGHVAQTQAYLDLLAGVPEEARGADVRCTLAMAQALHHRSLNRGGRGAEAQALLQVIAAGDRSLPSRLWWMAAELAAEQGQHEQAYRLLTQCRQRELDRSRDMAAVRQVAAQYQLDASERAVEAAQRDLLTGLGNRERLVAVGDIWLGRGLAPTVAMLNVRRFKAINEALGRDVGDAVLQAVADRLRQACLRCDHALAGRIYADQFALVVGRGRGDAQLLQGAAADLFAAPLEVAGQSVDISAAWGVAHATAEANSMHRLMSQAEIALHEDRRSDAGWTVYGRHLVQADPRQLSLISELRRAAQRDEFVLMLQPKFRLADDAVTSFECLVRWEHPTRGMVPPADFIPFAEQTGCIKGITEWVLQRAMRLSRELRAQGLCGRIAVNVSVHDVGLGGFCDLLRTLLSQTGARAEDIWLELTEGAVMKDPATVIGRMREVRALGFEWSIDDFGTGQSSLAYLHMLPVTELKIDRSFVRGAANSGTMLTLLKAAIDLGRNLGLCTVAEGAETAEEWALLRQLRCDVAQGWYGARPMPEAALVPWLRQRAAAPAPAAPSD
- the serS gene encoding serine--tRNA ligase, giving the protein MLDITQLRRDLDAVTARLEARKNPQPFLDVERFSSLEGERKRLQTRTEELQAKRNSFSKQIGQAKGRGEDTAPLMAEVAAIADELKASADRLEVIQTELQALLMGVPNLPHESVPVGADETGNVEVRRWGTPREFDFAVKDHVDLGAPLGLDFETGSSLSGSRFSFLRGPMARLHRALAQFMLDLQTGEHGYTECYTPYIVNREILEGTGQLPKFKEDMFWVLRGGDEEQAEQYLISTSEISLTNTVRGQILDAAQLPIKLTAHSPCFRSEAGSAGRDTRGMIRQHQFDKVEMVQITTPEQSYAALEQMVTHAEAVLQKLGLPYRVLSLCTGDMGFSAAKTYDLEVWVPAQGTYREISSCSNCEAFQARRMQARFRNAQGKPELVHTLNGSGLAVGRALVAVLENYQQADGSVEVPEVLRPYMNGTAVLRP
- the ispH gene encoding 4-hydroxy-3-methylbut-2-enyl diphosphate reductase, with the translated sequence MAVQDPQSHDVLLAEPRGFCAGVDRAIEIVERALVKFGAPIYVRHEIVHNTYVVNDLKAKGAIFIEDLAEVPPGATLVFSAHGVSQAVRQEAQERGFSIFDATCPLVTKVHVEVAKLHKEGYEFIMIGHKGHPEVEGTMGQLSEGIFLVEDVEDVDRAPVTRPDKLAVVTQTTLSVDDAAEILAAVKRRFPLVREPKQQDICYATQNRQDAVKVLAPQVDVVIVVGSPTSSNSNRLRELAERLGTPAHMVDAASDLQPEWFEGRSRVGLTAGASAPDILVQQVIARLREMGAVSVRKMDGVQETIRFPLPMGLGDKSMAEVAASRS
- a CDS encoding FKBP-type peptidyl-prolyl cis-trans isomerase, with translation MTAIAEGSFLTLHYRLAGPDGADIVNTFNDKPATLSLGTGELSPAMEARLIGLEEGTRATFELAAGEAFGERNPDMLQRVKRSLLRELGDPDAVYRRGDVVQFPTPDGQGAYAGVIREEGEDWLLFDFNHPLAGLPVTFEVSVIGVL
- the radC gene encoding RadC family protein encodes the protein MPLQDLPAELRPREKLLARGPAALADAELLALLLRTGTAGQGVLEMAQALLARFGGLAGLLQASLADLKAVKGLGGSAKRAELAAVLEIARRSMAQQLAERPLFDSPAAVKDYVRLQLGSLAHEVFAVMFLDVRHHLLCMEEMFRGTLSQATVYPREVVKRALALNAAAVVLVHNHPSGHADPSRADEVLTQHLASALKLVDVRVLDHLVVGQGQVVSFAERGLL